From Pseudomonas asiatica, the proteins below share one genomic window:
- the ileS gene encoding isoleucine--tRNA ligase has protein sequence MTDYKATLNLPDTAFPMKAGLPQREPQILQRWDSIGLYQKLREIGKDRPKFVLHDGPPYANGKIHIGHALNKILKDMIVRSKTLAGFDAPYVPGWDCHGLPIEHKVEVTHGKHLSADRTRELCREYAAEQIEGQKTEFIRLGVLGDWDNPYKTMNFANEAGEIRALAEMVKQGFVFKGLKPVNWCFDCGSALAEAEVEYADKKSQTIDVAFPVADDAKLATAFGLASLAKPAAIVIWTTTPWTIPANQALNIHPEFKYALVDTGERLLVLAEELVESCLKRYSLEGSVIATAQGSALELINFRHPFYDRLSPIYLADYVELGAGTGVVHSSPAYGEDDFVTCKRYGMVNDDILTPVQSNGVYVDSLPFFGGQFIWKANPAIVEKLSEVGALMHTETISHSYMHCWRHKTPLIYRATAQWFVGMDKQPTTGEPLRERALKAIEDTKFVPAWGQARLHSMIANRPDWCISRQRNWGVPIPFFLHKQTGELHPRTVELMEAVAKRVEQEGIEAWFKLDAAELLGAEAEQYDKITDTLDVWFDSGTTHWHVLRGSHDIGHATGPRADLYLEGSDQHRGWFHSSLLTGCAIDGHAPYRELLTHGFTVDENGRKMSKSLGNTIEPEKVNNTLGADILRLWVAATDYSGEMAVSEQILQRSADAYRRIRNTARFLLSNLSGFDPARDLLAPEDMLALDRWAVDRTLLLQRELEEHYSEYRFWNVYSKVHNFCVQELGGFYLDIIKDRQYTTGANSVARRSCQTALYHISEALVRWIAPILAFTADEIWQYLPGERNESVMLNGWYEGLSELPEGTELDRAYWDRVMAVKASVNKELENQRTAKVIGGNLQAEVTLYADEGLSADLGKLGDELRFVLITSAASVVPFAQAPAEAVATEVEGLKLQVVKSGHTKCGRCWHFRADVGSHPEHPEICGRCVDNLSGSGEVRHYA, from the coding sequence ATGACCGACTACAAAGCCACGCTTAACCTTCCGGACACCGCCTTCCCCATGAAGGCCGGCCTGCCTCAGCGCGAACCGCAGATCCTGCAGCGCTGGGACAGCATTGGCCTGTACCAGAAGCTGCGCGAAATTGGCAAGGATCGTCCCAAGTTCGTCCTGCACGACGGCCCGCCCTATGCCAACGGCAAGATTCATATCGGTCATGCGCTGAACAAGATCCTCAAGGACATGATCGTCCGTTCCAAGACCCTGGCCGGCTTCGATGCGCCGTATGTGCCGGGCTGGGACTGCCATGGCCTGCCGATCGAGCACAAGGTCGAGGTCACCCACGGCAAGCACCTGTCCGCCGACCGCACTCGCGAGCTGTGCCGCGAGTACGCCGCCGAGCAGATCGAGGGGCAGAAGACCGAGTTCATCCGCCTGGGCGTGCTGGGTGACTGGGACAACCCGTACAAGACCATGAACTTTGCCAACGAGGCCGGCGAAATCCGCGCCCTGGCCGAGATGGTCAAGCAAGGCTTCGTGTTCAAGGGCCTGAAGCCTGTGAACTGGTGCTTCGATTGCGGTTCGGCCCTGGCCGAGGCCGAAGTCGAGTACGCCGACAAGAAATCGCAGACCATCGACGTTGCCTTCCCGGTAGCCGATGACGCCAAGCTGGCTACTGCCTTCGGTCTGGCTTCGCTGGCCAAGCCGGCTGCCATCGTGATCTGGACCACCACCCCGTGGACTATCCCGGCCAACCAGGCGCTGAACATCCACCCGGAGTTCAAGTACGCCCTGGTCGACACCGGCGAGCGTCTGCTGGTTCTGGCCGAAGAGCTGGTCGAGTCGTGCCTCAAGCGCTACAGCCTGGAAGGCTCGGTCATCGCCACCGCCCAGGGTTCGGCACTGGAACTGATCAACTTCCGCCACCCGTTCTATGACCGCCTGTCGCCAATCTACCTGGCTGACTACGTCGAGCTGGGCGCCGGTACCGGCGTGGTGCACTCCTCGCCAGCCTACGGTGAAGACGACTTCGTCACCTGCAAGCGCTACGGCATGGTCAACGACGACATCCTCACCCCGGTGCAGAGCAACGGCGTGTATGTGGACTCGCTGCCATTCTTCGGCGGCCAGTTCATCTGGAAGGCCAACCCGGCCATCGTCGAGAAGCTGAGCGAAGTCGGCGCGCTGATGCACACCGAAACCATCAGCCACAGCTACATGCACTGCTGGCGCCACAAGACCCCGCTGATCTACCGCGCCACCGCGCAGTGGTTCGTGGGTATGGACAAGCAGCCGACCACCGGCGAGCCGCTGCGTGAGCGCGCACTTAAAGCCATCGAAGACACCAAGTTCGTCCCGGCCTGGGGCCAGGCGCGCCTGCATTCGATGATCGCCAACCGCCCGGACTGGTGCATCTCCCGACAGCGCAACTGGGGTGTACCGATCCCGTTCTTCCTGCACAAGCAGACCGGCGAGCTGCACCCACGCACCGTCGAGCTGATGGAAGCAGTGGCCAAGCGCGTCGAACAGGAAGGCATCGAGGCCTGGTTCAAGCTGGACGCCGCCGAACTGCTGGGCGCTGAAGCCGAGCAGTACGACAAGATCACCGACACCCTCGACGTGTGGTTCGACTCGGGTACCACCCACTGGCACGTGCTGCGTGGCTCGCATGACATCGGCCACGCCACCGGCCCGCGTGCCGACCTGTACCTGGAAGGTTCCGACCAGCACCGCGGCTGGTTCCACTCGTCCTTGCTGACCGGTTGCGCCATCGACGGCCACGCGCCGTACCGCGAGCTGCTGACCCACGGCTTCACCGTGGACGAGAACGGCCGCAAGATGTCCAAGTCGCTGGGCAACACCATCGAGCCGGAGAAGGTCAACAACACCCTGGGTGCCGATATCCTGCGCCTGTGGGTTGCCGCTACCGACTATTCCGGTGAAATGGCCGTTTCCGAGCAGATCCTGCAGCGCAGCGCCGACGCCTACCGCCGTATCCGCAACACTGCACGCTTCCTGCTCTCCAACCTGTCCGGCTTCGACCCGGCCCGCGACCTGCTGGCCCCGGAAGACATGCTGGCGCTGGACCGCTGGGCGGTTGACCGCACCCTGCTGCTGCAACGCGAGCTGGAAGAGCACTACAGCGAGTACCGTTTCTGGAACGTCTACTCCAAGGTGCACAACTTCTGCGTGCAGGAACTGGGCGGCTTCTACCTCGACATCATCAAGGACCGCCAGTACACCACCGGCGCCAACAGTGTCGCTCGCCGCTCCTGCCAGACCGCGCTCTACCACATCAGCGAGGCGCTGGTGCGCTGGATCGCGCCGATCCTGGCGTTTACCGCCGACGAAATCTGGCAGTACCTGCCAGGCGAGCGCAACGAGTCGGTAATGCTCAACGGCTGGTACGAAGGCCTGAGCGAGCTGCCGGAAGGTACCGAACTGGACCGCGCCTACTGGGACCGCGTGATGGCCGTCAAGGCATCGGTCAACAAGGAGCTGGAAAACCAGCGTACCGCCAAGGTCATCGGCGGCAACCTGCAGGCCGAAGTCACCCTGTACGCCGACGAAGGCCTGAGCGCCGACCTGGGCAAGCTGGGCGACGAACTGCGCTTCGTGCTGATCACCTCGGCTGCCAGCGTGGTGCCATTCGCGCAAGCGCCGGCCGAAGCGGTGGCCACCGAAGTCGAAGGCCTCAAGCTGCAAGTGGTCAAGTCCGGCCACACCAAGTGCGGCCGTTGCTGGCACTTCCGCGCCGACGTCGGCAGCCACCCGGAGCACCCGGAAATCTGCGGCCGTTGCGTCGACAACCTGAGCGGTTCCGGCGAGGTGCGCCACTATGCCTAA
- the lspA gene encoding signal peptidase II, with protein MPNPVAGRFGRLAWLWLSLVVLVLDQATKLYFNNALTMYQQVVVIPDYFSWTLAYNTGAAFSFLAESSGWQRWLFALIAVVVSAVLVVWLKRLGRNETWLAVALALVLGGAIGNLYDRVVLGHVVDFILVHWQNRHYFPAFNLADSAITVGAVMLALDMFKSKKSEDPVHD; from the coding sequence ATGCCTAACCCTGTAGCGGGGCGCTTCGGGCGCCTTGCATGGCTTTGGCTGAGCCTGGTGGTACTGGTCCTCGACCAGGCCACCAAGCTGTATTTCAACAATGCCCTGACCATGTACCAGCAGGTTGTCGTCATCCCTGACTACTTCAGCTGGACCCTGGCCTACAACACCGGCGCGGCGTTCAGCTTCCTGGCTGAAAGCTCCGGCTGGCAGCGCTGGCTGTTTGCCCTGATCGCCGTGGTGGTCAGTGCCGTGCTGGTAGTGTGGCTCAAGCGCCTGGGGCGCAACGAGACCTGGCTGGCCGTGGCGCTGGCGCTGGTGCTGGGTGGCGCGATCGGCAACCTGTACGACCGCGTCGTGCTCGGCCATGTGGTCGACTTCATCCTGGTGCACTGGCAGAACCGCCATTACTTCCCGGCCTTCAACCTGGCCGACAGCGCCATCACCGTTGGTGCGGTGATGCTGGCGCTGGATATGTTCAAGAGCAAGAAGTCCGAGGATCCGGTCCATGACTGA
- a CDS encoding FKBP-type peptidyl-prolyl cis-trans isomerase: MTDTRIGQNTEVTLHFALHLENGDTVDSTFDKAPATLKVGDGNLLPGFENALFGFKGGDKRTVVVAPENAFGQPNPQNVQVMPRSQFEGMELSEGLLIIFNDAANTELPGVVKAFDDDQVTIDFNHPLAGKTLTFEVEILEVKAL; this comes from the coding sequence ATGACTGACACCCGTATCGGCCAGAACACCGAAGTCACCCTGCACTTCGCGCTGCACCTGGAAAACGGCGACACCGTCGACAGCACGTTCGACAAGGCCCCGGCCACCTTGAAGGTTGGCGATGGCAACCTGCTGCCAGGGTTCGAGAACGCCCTGTTCGGCTTCAAGGGCGGCGACAAGCGTACCGTCGTGGTGGCCCCGGAGAACGCATTCGGCCAGCCAAACCCGCAGAACGTGCAAGTCATGCCGCGGTCCCAGTTCGAGGGCATGGAGTTGTCCGAAGGGCTGTTGATCATCTTCAACGACGCCGCCAACACCGAGCTGCCGGGTGTGGTCAAAGCGTTCGATGACGACCAGGTGACCATCGACTTCAATCACCCATTGGCTGGCAAGACCCTGACCTTCGAGGTGGAGATCCTCGAGGTGAAGGCCCTGTAA
- the ispH gene encoding 4-hydroxy-3-methylbut-2-enyl diphosphate reductase, whose protein sequence is MQIKLANPRGFCAGVDRAIEIVNRALEVFGPPIYVRHEVVHNKFVVEDLRNRGAIFVEELDQVPDDVIVIFSAHGVSQAVRQEAAGRGLKVFDATCPLVTKVHIEVAKYSRDGRECILIGHEGHPEVEGTMGQYDASNGGAIYLVEDEEDVANLQVKDPDHLAFVTQTTLSMDDTSRVIDALRARFPNIGGPRKDDICYATQNRQDAVKQLADECDVVLVVGSPNSSNSNRLRELAERMGTPAYLIDGAEDLQRGWFDQTARVGITAGASAPEVLVRGVIEQLKAWGATGAEELDGREENITFSMPKELRVRSLI, encoded by the coding sequence ATGCAAATCAAACTCGCCAACCCTCGCGGCTTCTGCGCTGGGGTCGACCGGGCGATCGAGATCGTCAACCGCGCGCTGGAAGTCTTCGGCCCGCCGATCTATGTGCGTCACGAAGTGGTGCACAACAAGTTCGTGGTGGAAGACCTGCGCAACCGTGGCGCCATCTTCGTCGAAGAGCTGGACCAGGTACCGGACGACGTCATCGTCATCTTCAGTGCCCACGGTGTTTCCCAGGCCGTGCGCCAGGAAGCTGCTGGCCGTGGCCTGAAAGTGTTCGATGCCACCTGCCCGCTGGTGACCAAGGTGCACATCGAAGTGGCCAAGTACAGCCGCGACGGCCGTGAGTGCATTCTCATCGGCCACGAAGGGCATCCGGAGGTCGAAGGCACCATGGGCCAGTACGACGCCAGCAACGGTGGCGCCATCTACCTCGTCGAAGACGAGGAGGATGTTGCCAACCTGCAGGTGAAGGACCCGGACCACCTGGCGTTCGTCACCCAGACCACGCTGTCGATGGACGACACCAGCCGCGTGATCGACGCCCTGCGTGCCCGCTTCCCGAACATTGGCGGCCCGCGCAAGGACGACATCTGCTACGCCACCCAGAACCGCCAGGACGCGGTCAAGCAACTGGCGGACGAGTGCGACGTGGTACTGGTGGTCGGCAGCCCGAACAGCTCCAACTCCAACCGCCTGCGCGAGCTGGCCGAGCGCATGGGCACCCCGGCCTACCTGATCGACGGTGCCGAGGACCTGCAGCGTGGCTGGTTCGACCAGACGGCGCGGGTCGGCATTACCGCTGGCGCTTCGGCTCCCGAAGTGCTGGTGCGTGGCGTGATCGAGCAGCTCAAGGCCTGGGGCGCCACCGGTGCTGAAGAGCTGGATGGGCGGGAAGAGAACATCACCTTCTCCATGCCCAAGGAGTTGCGGGTTCGGTCGCTGATCTGA
- a CDS encoding GspH/FimT family pseudopilin, with amino-acid sequence MKQRGVTLIQMLSALAVAVLLTQLGMPAYARLSDDLHRAAAARDLAQALRSARSHAMLQSQPVLVQALDGNWGNGWQVMLEHNGQVLREQRLSRPLKITSNRGEQLKFSAQGVPLGANGNWLGSTMEICERLTATSQYQVVMASTGRVNVQMGEPKKSRCKDTTSRSARSM; translated from the coding sequence GTGAAGCAACGAGGTGTAACACTGATTCAAATGTTGTCGGCCCTGGCGGTGGCCGTGTTGCTGACACAGCTCGGCATGCCGGCCTACGCCAGATTGAGCGACGACCTACACAGGGCGGCAGCTGCGCGTGACTTGGCGCAGGCGCTGCGCAGTGCGCGCAGCCATGCCATGTTGCAAAGCCAGCCGGTGCTGGTGCAGGCGTTGGACGGTAACTGGGGGAATGGTTGGCAGGTGATGCTGGAGCATAACGGGCAGGTGCTGCGCGAGCAGCGTCTTTCACGGCCGCTGAAGATCACGAGCAATCGCGGTGAGCAGCTGAAATTCAGTGCGCAGGGTGTTCCGCTTGGGGCCAACGGTAATTGGTTAGGTTCAACGATGGAGATTTGCGAGCGCTTGACCGCAACTAGCCAGTATCAAGTGGTGATGGCATCGACTGGCAGGGTCAACGTACAGATGGGAGAGCCAAAAAAATCCCGATGCAAAGACACCACTAGCAGATCAGCGCGGTCAATGTAG
- a CDS encoding prepilin-type N-terminal cleavage/methylation domain-containing protein yields MHARQRGMTLLEVLLAVVVVAVGMFAAAGLQLQALQAAEDARRDGKAAMAAHSEQERGRP; encoded by the coding sequence ATGCACGCAAGACAGCGGGGCATGACGCTTCTGGAAGTGTTATTGGCGGTGGTAGTGGTGGCTGTGGGTATGTTCGCAGCGGCAGGCCTGCAACTGCAGGCATTGCAGGCTGCGGAGGACGCGCGCCGCGATGGGAAGGCGGCAATGGCGGCGCACAGTGAGCAGGAAAGGGGGCGGCCATGA
- a CDS encoding PilW family protein, protein MSRGQCGFGLLEVMLALTIGLLLLAAASQLFASAHHTWRLQSTAVRMQDEARMALLRMAQDIRMTGMFGCLRLRPRHFGSSSADHAFARPMEVEASTLSLVVAELPGQAGGPQWFLHTDCTSKVSVDDELKEGYPQVYPISRYVYQLQGNTLKFKRNKSNFQPLVENVRSMRLQRVQMAQGEGVDIALTLYEPTLELEQHHELSVAIRNPVPNP, encoded by the coding sequence ATGAGTCGGGGCCAGTGTGGTTTCGGCTTGCTTGAGGTGATGCTGGCGCTGACCATCGGGTTGCTGCTGTTGGCGGCGGCCAGCCAGCTATTCGCCTCGGCCCACCATACCTGGCGGCTGCAAAGCACGGCAGTACGCATGCAGGATGAGGCACGCATGGCATTGCTGCGAATGGCCCAGGATATCCGCATGACCGGGATGTTTGGCTGCCTGCGACTGCGGCCAAGGCACTTCGGCAGTTCGAGCGCAGACCACGCATTCGCCCGGCCGATGGAAGTCGAAGCATCCACCCTTAGCCTGGTCGTTGCGGAGTTACCTGGGCAAGCCGGGGGCCCGCAGTGGTTCCTGCACACGGACTGTACTAGCAAAGTGTCTGTGGACGATGAGTTGAAGGAGGGCTACCCACAGGTTTACCCCATCAGCAGATATGTCTACCAACTCCAGGGCAATACGCTGAAATTCAAACGCAACAAAAGCAACTTCCAGCCGCTGGTTGAAAATGTGCGGTCAATGCGTTTGCAGCGTGTGCAAATGGCACAGGGTGAGGGGGTGGATATTGCCCTGACGCTTTACGAACCCACGCTCGAACTTGAACAGCACCATGAACTGAGCGTCGCAATCCGCAACCCGGTGCCGAACCCATGA
- a CDS encoding type IV pilin protein — protein MQQGLSLIELLIVLAVTGILAAIAYPSYSDQLRRAARSEVVGLLHDAALRLERHRVRTGQYAEGDPALPDGTRYYSLQAQRDSDTFTLRARRLPSGLMAQDRCGDFQLDQAGVQRNPGAVEDSVHCWGS, from the coding sequence ATGCAGCAAGGCTTGAGCCTGATCGAGTTGTTGATTGTGCTGGCCGTGACCGGCATTCTGGCAGCCATTGCCTACCCCAGTTACAGCGACCAGCTACGGCGAGCCGCGCGCAGCGAAGTGGTTGGCCTGCTGCATGACGCCGCCCTGCGCCTGGAGCGCCACCGCGTACGCACTGGCCAATACGCCGAGGGCGACCCTGCCTTGCCCGACGGTACCCGCTATTACAGCCTGCAGGCCCAGCGCGACAGCGACACCTTCACGCTGCGCGCCCGGCGGCTGCCGAGCGGGCTGATGGCGCAGGACCGCTGTGGCGATTTCCAGCTCGACCAGGCCGGCGTGCAGCGCAATCCGGGTGCCGTCGAAGACAGCGTGCACTGCTGGGGAAGCTGA
- the thiO gene encoding glycine oxidase ThiO → MSKQVVVVGGGVIGLLTAFNLAAKVGQVVVCDQGEVGRESSWAGGGIVSPLYPWRYSPAVTALAHWSQDFYPQLGERLFASTGVDPEVHTTGLYWLDLDDEAEALAWAEREQRPLSAVDISAAYDAVPVLGPGFKRAIYMAGVANVRNPRLVKSLKAALLALPNVTLREHCQVTGFVQQGGRVTGVQTADDVLAADEVVLSAGAWSGDLLRTLGLELPVEPVKGQMILFKCAEDFLPSMVLAKGRYAIPRRDGHILVGSTLEHAGYDKTPTEEALESLKASAVELLPELEGATVVAHWAGLRPGSPEGIPYIGPVPGHAGLWLNCGHYRNGLVLAPASCQLFTDLLTGAEPIIDPAPYAPAGRLS, encoded by the coding sequence ATGAGCAAGCAAGTAGTGGTGGTCGGTGGCGGGGTGATCGGCCTGCTGACGGCATTCAACCTGGCGGCGAAGGTCGGGCAGGTGGTGGTGTGTGATCAGGGTGAAGTCGGCCGCGAATCGTCCTGGGCCGGCGGTGGCATCGTCTCGCCGCTGTACCCGTGGCGCTACAGCCCGGCCGTGACCGCCTTGGCACACTGGTCGCAAGACTTTTATCCACAGCTGGGCGAGCGTTTGTTCGCCAGCACCGGCGTCGACCCCGAAGTGCACACCACCGGCCTGTACTGGCTCGACCTGGACGACGAGGCCGAAGCGCTGGCCTGGGCCGAGCGTGAGCAGCGGCCGCTGAGTGCCGTGGATATTTCGGCGGCCTATGACGCGGTGCCGGTGCTGGGCCCGGGCTTCAAGCGTGCCATCTACATGGCCGGCGTGGCCAACGTGCGCAACCCGCGCCTGGTGAAGTCGCTCAAGGCGGCGTTGCTGGCGTTGCCCAACGTGACCTTGCGTGAGCACTGCCAGGTTACCGGTTTTGTCCAGCAAGGCGGTCGCGTGACCGGGGTGCAGACGGCAGACGACGTGCTGGCGGCGGATGAGGTGGTGCTCAGTGCTGGCGCGTGGAGTGGCGACCTGCTGCGTACGCTCGGCCTGGAACTGCCGGTGGAGCCGGTGAAGGGCCAGATGATTTTGTTCAAATGTGCCGAAGACTTTCTGCCGAGCATGGTGCTGGCCAAGGGGCGCTATGCGATCCCGCGGCGTGACGGGCATATTCTGGTGGGTAGCACGCTGGAGCATGCCGGGTACGACAAGACCCCGACCGAGGAGGCGTTGGAGAGCCTGAAGGCCTCGGCGGTGGAGTTGCTGCCTGAGCTCGAGGGGGCCACGGTGGTGGCGCACTGGGCCGGGCTGCGGCCGGGGTCGCCGGAAGGTATTCCGTATATCGGACCGGTGCCGGGGCATGCGGGGTTGTGGTTGAACTGCGGGCATTACCGCAACGGGCTGGTGCTGGCGCCGGCTTCGTGCCAGCTGTTTACCGACCTGTTGACCGGGGCAGAGCCGATCATTGACCCGGCGCCGTATGCGCCAGCCGGGCGGTTGAGCTGA
- a CDS encoding PP0621 family protein has protein sequence MVRLLFWIALIAAAFWLWRKFKASQQSHPEAKLDAPLKMVRCAHCGVHLPNDRALQQGNEWYCSQAHLQQGPGQSR, from the coding sequence ATGGTTCGCCTACTTTTCTGGATCGCCCTGATCGCCGCCGCGTTCTGGCTGTGGCGCAAGTTCAAAGCCAGCCAACAGTCGCACCCCGAGGCGAAGCTGGATGCGCCGCTGAAGATGGTGCGCTGCGCCCATTGCGGCGTGCACCTGCCCAATGACCGGGCGCTGCAGCAGGGCAACGAGTGGTATTGCAGCCAGGCACACCTGCAGCAAGGGCCGGGGCAATCCCGTTAG
- a CDS encoding outer membrane protein assembly factor BamD, which yields MQVKHLLLIAILGLTAACSSNKEVIDENLSEAELYQQAQADLDNSSYTSAVNKLKALESRYPFGRYADQAQLELIYANYKNSEPEAAKSAAERFIRLHPQHPNVDYAYYLKGLTSFDQDRGLVARFLPLDMTKRDPGAARDSYNEFAQLTSRFPNSRYAPDAKQRMIYLRNLLASYEIHVADYYLSRQAYVAAANRGRYVVENFQETPSVGDGLAVMVEAYQKMHLDELAATSLETLKLNYPDHPSLVDGEFQPKQTESDGRGWLSKATLGLIETDTPLPPGETRANQDVVKQFQDARDEMPRELLPTDENGDPIVPEGPKEAEKDRSWFSYMTFGLFD from the coding sequence ATGCAAGTGAAACACCTGCTGCTGATCGCCATCCTCGGGCTCACCGCGGCCTGTTCCTCCAATAAGGAAGTGATCGACGAGAACCTCAGCGAGGCCGAGCTGTATCAGCAGGCGCAAGCTGACCTGGACAACTCCAGCTACACCAGCGCCGTGAACAAGCTCAAGGCCCTGGAGTCGCGCTACCCGTTCGGCCGCTATGCCGACCAGGCGCAGCTCGAGCTGATCTACGCCAACTACAAGAACTCCGAGCCCGAGGCTGCCAAGTCGGCTGCCGAGCGCTTCATCCGCCTGCACCCGCAGCACCCGAACGTCGACTACGCCTACTACCTCAAGGGCCTGACCTCGTTCGACCAGGACCGTGGCCTGGTGGCGCGCTTCCTGCCGCTGGACATGACCAAGCGTGACCCGGGTGCTGCCCGCGACTCGTACAACGAATTCGCCCAGCTGACCAGCCGCTTCCCCAATAGCCGCTACGCCCCCGACGCCAAGCAGCGCATGATCTACCTGCGCAACCTGCTGGCGTCGTACGAAATCCATGTGGCCGACTACTACCTGAGCCGCCAGGCCTATGTAGCCGCTGCCAACCGTGGCCGCTACGTGGTAGAGAACTTCCAGGAAACCCCATCGGTCGGCGACGGCCTGGCGGTGATGGTCGAGGCGTACCAGAAGATGCACCTGGACGAACTGGCCGCCACCAGCCTGGAAACCCTCAAACTCAACTACCCGGACCACCCGAGCCTGGTAGATGGCGAGTTCCAGCCAAAGCAGACCGAGTCTGACGGCCGCGGCTGGCTGTCCAAAGCGACCCTGGGCCTGATCGAGACCGACACCCCGCTGCCGCCGGGTGAAACCCGCGCGAACCAGGACGTGGTCAAGCAGTTCCAGGACGCACGTGACGAGATGCCGCGTGAGCTGCTGCCAACCGACGAGAACGGTGATCCGATCGTGCCGGAAGGGCCGAAGGAAGCCGAGAAGGACCGTTCCTGGTTCAGCTACATGACCTTTGGTCTGTTCGACTGA
- the rluD gene encoding 23S rRNA pseudouridine(1911/1915/1917) synthase RluD, with product MSEIIQLSAEVPSELGGQRLDQVAAQLFDEYSRSRLTTWIKEGRLTVDGAVLRPRDTVHGGAVLALEAEQEAQGEWEAEDIALDIVYEDDQILVINKPAGLVVHPAAGHASGTLLNALLHHVPDIINVPRAGIVHRLDKDTTGLMVVAKTLQAQTNLVDQLQKRSVSRIYECIVVGVVTAGGKIDAPIGRHGGMRQRMAVTDGGKPAISHYRVLKRFRSHTHVRVKLETGRTHQIRVHMAHVGYPLVGDQTYGGRFRIPPAASPTMVEAVKTFPRQALHARFLALVHPTTGERMEWESPLPDDFVWLLSLLNQDRESFIG from the coding sequence ATGTCCGAGATCATTCAACTTAGCGCAGAGGTCCCGTCCGAACTGGGCGGTCAACGCCTCGACCAGGTCGCCGCCCAATTGTTCGACGAGTATTCGCGCTCGCGGCTGACTACCTGGATCAAAGAAGGCCGCCTGACGGTCGATGGCGCGGTCCTGCGCCCGCGTGACACCGTCCATGGTGGCGCCGTGCTGGCACTGGAGGCCGAGCAAGAGGCCCAGGGCGAGTGGGAGGCCGAGGACATCGCGCTGGACATCGTCTATGAAGACGACCAGATCCTGGTGATCAACAAGCCTGCCGGCCTGGTTGTGCACCCGGCTGCCGGGCATGCCAGCGGCACCTTGCTGAACGCGCTGCTGCACCATGTGCCCGACATCATCAACGTGCCGCGCGCCGGCATCGTGCACCGCCTGGACAAGGACACCACCGGCCTGATGGTGGTGGCCAAGACCCTGCAGGCGCAGACCAACCTGGTCGACCAGCTGCAAAAGCGCTCGGTCAGCCGCATTTATGAATGCATCGTGGTTGGTGTGGTGACTGCCGGTGGCAAGATCGACGCGCCCATCGGCCGCCACGGCGGCATGCGCCAGCGCATGGCAGTCACCGACGGCGGCAAGCCTGCGATCAGCCACTACCGTGTGCTCAAGCGCTTCCGCTCGCACACCCATGTGCGGGTGAAGCTGGAAACCGGCCGTACCCACCAGATCCGCGTGCACATGGCTCATGTCGGCTACCCGCTGGTCGGCGACCAGACCTACGGCGGCCGCTTCCGCATTCCGCCGGCAGCCAGCCCGACCATGGTCGAGGCGGTGAAGACCTTCCCGCGTCAGGCCCTGCACGCACGCTTCCTGGCGCTGGTACACCCGACCACCGGTGAGCGCATGGAATGGGAATCGCCGCTGCCGGATGACTTCGTCTGGTTGCTGTCGCTGCTGAACCAGGACCGCGAGAGCTTTATCGGATGA